The nucleotide window CCTTTGCTTCAGTGGCAATTGCGGCATGAGCCAAAACCACTGCCTGCGGTGTCCTTCCTTCACGCTGCGCACGCTCTTCGCTCATCAGGACGAGGGCGGCCGCACCGTCATTGACACCTGGTGCATTGCCTGCAGTAATAGTGCCGCCCGAATTGAAAACCGGCCCCAGTTTGGCCAGTTTTTCAACTGAAGTGTCCTTCCTCGGCGCTTCATCATGCTGGACCAATATCGGGTCGCCCTTACGCTTCGGCACCTCAACCGGGACGATTTCTTCGGCAAGCTTTCCTGATTCAATCGCTTCGATAGCCCTTTGATGGCTGCGGTACGACCACTGATCCTGCTCCTCACGGCTGATTTCATATTCCTTCGCTACTTCATTTCCGTATGTCCCCATATGGACACCTTTGAAGCTGCATGTCAGGCCATCATGGATCATCAGGTCTTTCACCTGACCGTCGCCCATCCTGAAGCCCCATCGTGCTTTAGGCAGGATATAAGGCGCATTGCTCATTGACTCCATTCCGCCGGCTACAATCACTTCCTCATCTCCAGCACGGATGATCTGGTCGCCAAGTGTCAGGCTGCGCATCCCGGATGCACATACTTTGTTGATGGTTTCTGTTTTCACTTCCCATGGAATGCCTGCTTCCCTTGCTGCCTGGCGTGATGGAAGCTGTCCCTGGCCTCCCTGCAGCACTGTCCCAAGAATGACTTCGCCGACTTCCTCAGGTTTAACACCAGCGCGTGATAATGCTTCCTTTACAGCAATTCCTCCTAACTGACTGGCCGAAAAACTGCTCAATCCGCCGCCAAGCTTGCCAAACGGTGTTCTTGCCCCTGCTAAAATGACTGTTCTTCCCATTGCCATCTCTCCCTTTTAATCTATTAATTTTTAAAAATGAAAAATCCCTGCGACATTGAGTGACTGAACGCTCGCTCGATACTGGTCCATAAAAAATACTTCTGCTGTTCCATGAGGCTATAAAAAGTGGATTCTTGCTGAATAAGATAAATGTAAGCGCTTTATCATATTATTCATTTTACTTTAAAAATAGTAGAAATTGAAACACTTTGCTAAAAATTCTGGCATATGTCGAATTTTTAATGTGAGTCAACTTCTACTATTCAGGTTTTAACTATTCATTAAGAAACTAACGGCTTAATCTCACCAAAAACGGATTTTTCAAGCAGTTCTGCAACGTCGAGCGTCTCAACGCTGTCTTCAACTTCCTTCGCCTTAGTGCCATCGGAAAGCATTGTCAGGCAGTATGGGCAGCCGGAACTGATGACGGACGGGTTCACAGCAAGTGCCTGTTCAGTACGGGAAACGTTGATTCTGTGGCCCGTTTCTTCCTCCATCCACATCAAGCCGCCGCCAGCGCCGCAGCACATTGCTGTATCGCGGTTGCGTTCCATTTCCTTGAGGTCCACGCCCGGGATCGCTTTGAGGATATCTCGCGGTGCGTCATAAACCTCGTTATAGCGGCCAAGGTAGCAGGAATCATGGAAAGTGATCGTTTCGTTCACTGCATGCTTCGGAGTGAGTCTTCCTTCCTTGATTAATTGAGCAAGAAGTTCAGTGTGGTGATATACCTCTGCTTCAAGGCCAAAGTCTGGATACTCATTCTTAAAGATATTGTATGCGTGAGGGTCGATCGTCACGATCTTCTTCACTTCATTTTTTTCGAATTCTTCGATATTCTTTGTTGCCAGATCCTGGAACAGGAATTCATTGCCCAGACGGCGCGGTGTGTCACCTGAGTTCTTTTCCTTGTTGCCAAGGATGGCGAATTTGACGCCTGCTTCGTTCATCAGCTTGGCGAATGACAGCGCGATCTTTTGGCTGCGGTTGTCAAACGCACCCATTGCGCCGACCCAGAATAAGTAATCGAATTCTTCATCTGCTTTCTTAAGTTCTTTTACGGTAGGAACGACAACATCGTCGCGAAGCTCGCGCCAGTTTTCTTTTTCCTTGCGGTTCAAGCCCCAAGGGTTGCCCTGGCGTTCGATATTTGTCATCGCACGCTGTGCATCAGCGTCCATCTTGCCTTCTGTCAAAACAAGATAACGGCGAAGGTCGATGATTTTATCAACGTGTTCGTTCATGACTGGACACTGGTCTTCACAGTTGCGGCAAGTCGTACAAGCCCAGATTTCCTCTTCTGTAATGACATCGCCGATCATGCTTGGGCTGTAAGCCAGAGCTGCAGCGGATTCATTGACACCCTGTCCTGAAGCTGCCAGAGCAATCTGGTTGCCTTTTGTGCCGGAAAATGCAAATGTCGGTACCCAGGGCTGTTTTGATGTGACCGCTGCACCTGTTAGAGTCAGATGGTCACGCAGTTTGACGATCAAGTCCATCGGAGACAGCATCTTCCCAGTGCCAGTTGCCGGACACATATTCGTACAGCGTCCACATTCAACACAAGCATAGAAATCGATCATTTGTTCATAATTGAAATCAGTGATTTTACCAGCACCGAATGTTTCCTGTGTTTCATCTTCAAAATCGATCTTCGTGATTTTTCCTGGTGAGTCAACCCTTGTTAAATAAACATTGGCTGGTCCAGCAATCAAGTGGGCGTGCTTTGATTGCGGCACGTACACAAGGAACGCAAGCAGGAATAATAAGTGAATCCACCATGCAATATAGAAAACCGTAATGGCAGCTGCCTCAGGAATTCCGCTGAAAGCCGCAGCAATAAGTGATGCAACCGGCTCAGTCCATGTTCCTTCATGGCCATGCCAGATCATGCCCATCCCGTTCCCGAGCAGTACAGAAAGCATCAATCCGCCGATGAACAGCAAGACCAATCCGTTTTTGAAGCCGCGCTTCAGACGGACAAGTTTTTCAACATAACGGCGATAAAAAGCCCATACAACCGCTACAAGAATCGTAAGCGTAACAAGCTCCTGGAAGAAAGTGAAGCCCGGATACAACGGTCCCAGCGGCAAATGCGAGCCGGGCTTTATGCCCTTCCAGATAAAATCAATTGCCCCAAACTGGACAAGGAGGAAGCCATAGAAAAACATAACGTGGATGGCGCCGCTTTTCTTGTCCTTCAATAGCCTTTTCTGGCCGAATACATGAACAAGGATTCTTCTCCAGCGATCTTTGATATCATCATCAAACTCAGATTTCTTGCCGAGTTTGATGTATTCGATTCTCGTCTTCACCACATAAACGAACAGACTGATAGCGTAAGCGGTTACAAACAAGAACGCAATAAGATTGATCCAAAGCAAACCGTTCATAAAATCATTTACCCCTTTCGATGCTGAATTTTTGGAAGAAAATTTTTAACCAAATCAATTTTCTGAATTTACCTTTAACTCCATTATATAATGAATGAGCATTCAGTCAACTCATTTCCATTCATTTCTGAAAATTGTTTACGCTCGCCCTTTTACAGGAACTTAACATATATAAAGCGTTTTCGGCAAAAATAATATGAAATGTACAACCCTAAATTTTTAACAAGGGAGCCAAAACGCTATGGGAATTGGATGGATGATATTTTGGATAATAGCCGGGATTGCACTGTGGGTCACCGCGGATTTCCTTCTTGGCAGGAAGCAGCATCTTGCAAATGCAAAAAAGTACGC belongs to Mesobacillus sp. AQ2 and includes:
- a CDS encoding acetyl-CoA C-acetyltransferase; translated protein: MGRTVILAGARTPFGKLGGGLSSFSASQLGGIAVKEALSRAGVKPEEVGEVILGTVLQGGQGQLPSRQAAREAGIPWEVKTETINKVCASGMRSLTLGDQIIRAGDEEVIVAGGMESMSNAPYILPKARWGFRMGDGQVKDLMIHDGLTCSFKGVHMGTYGNEVAKEYEISREEQDQWSYRSHQRAIEAIESGKLAEEIVPVEVPKRKGDPILVQHDEAPRKDTSVEKLAKLGPVFNSGGTITAGNAPGVNDGAAALVLMSEERAQREGRTPQAVVLAHAAIATEAKDFPKTPGIVINELLKKTGKSLEEIDLFEINEAFAAVALTSGRIANLDPEKVNVNGGAVALGHPIGASGARIILTLMHELKRRGGGVGIAAICSGGGQGDAVMIEVPKQ
- a CDS encoding (Fe-S)-binding protein translates to MNGLLWINLIAFLFVTAYAISLFVYVVKTRIEYIKLGKKSEFDDDIKDRWRRILVHVFGQKRLLKDKKSGAIHVMFFYGFLLVQFGAIDFIWKGIKPGSHLPLGPLYPGFTFFQELVTLTILVAVVWAFYRRYVEKLVRLKRGFKNGLVLLFIGGLMLSVLLGNGMGMIWHGHEGTWTEPVASLIAAAFSGIPEAAAITVFYIAWWIHLLFLLAFLVYVPQSKHAHLIAGPANVYLTRVDSPGKITKIDFEDETQETFGAGKITDFNYEQMIDFYACVECGRCTNMCPATGTGKMLSPMDLIVKLRDHLTLTGAAVTSKQPWVPTFAFSGTKGNQIALAASGQGVNESAAALAYSPSMIGDVITEEEIWACTTCRNCEDQCPVMNEHVDKIIDLRRYLVLTEGKMDADAQRAMTNIERQGNPWGLNRKEKENWRELRDDVVVPTVKELKKADEEFDYLFWVGAMGAFDNRSQKIALSFAKLMNEAGVKFAILGNKEKNSGDTPRRLGNEFLFQDLATKNIEEFEKNEVKKIVTIDPHAYNIFKNEYPDFGLEAEVYHHTELLAQLIKEGRLTPKHAVNETITFHDSCYLGRYNEVYDAPRDILKAIPGVDLKEMERNRDTAMCCGAGGGLMWMEEETGHRINVSRTEQALAVNPSVISSGCPYCLTMLSDGTKAKEVEDSVETLDVAELLEKSVFGEIKPLVS